TTGCTGTTATTTTCAAAATGACAGTGCTATGTTCTTGGAAAGGCTGACAGTCAAAGATATAACATCACCATGCATGTACAAAGATGTCCTTAAAGTAAACATAGAAACATTTCAATGATCAAGCatcaggaaaaaaacagcaggcatcTCACGCCTCAAcataagatatacacacacacacacacgcacacgcacacgcacacgcacacgcacacgcacacgcacacacacagaactacAGTGCCAATCTGGTCATATTAATCATTTGAGGGTCTCCAGTTTGTGGTACTTCTTCTATGGGacaaagaagacacacaggcATACTGAAAATATTCAGCAGCTGCCTTGGAATTAATTTTGCCTTATCCATCACTGTGGCAGCATATTAGAAATACAATAACACTGAAGGCATTAAGGTCTGTATTCAACCGCAGCGTTTCCTTCCTCTCCATTGTGTGCATCTCATCTCTAAATTGAGATTCacatcatattgattgtctttGACTGCTTCCTCTTCTTACAGCATTAGGCCTTCAGGCagtccttgaaaaaaaaaaacaccacatggtcCATGGCTGTTCAAGCGTGGCATTTCTTTTAAGACGCAAGGACGCAGCTCTTTTGTCAAAGTGTAGACGGTCTGGCCAAGTTTGGCTCCAAAGCTTCTGCAGGGCTCACCGTTCCCAGACtacataacaaaacaaaacacaaacatcatcTTTGGTCACCTACTGCGCATTGGGCTGTGAGtttgtcttgtcttgtctgtctactgtcaagacaaattccttgtatgtttgacatattttggctaataaatgtttcctgatttcctgaTTTCCTGAGTTTTGAGAAACATGCAGTCGGACACTAGACTCACCTCTCAATAATGCTGTTGTTACACTGTAGTTCCCTCACCAACATCTCCATTTCCTCCTTCAGATGGTGCATCCTAGAACAAGGGAAGACAAGTTCTTAGTGCAACTGGGCAACCGTCTCAATcttccgcacacacacaaacaaacagagacacacacctaGAGACCATCTGGTCCTTGATCTCCGGCTGTTGTCCCGTTTGCTTTGACTGCAGAGTGCAGAGAATTCTGTCCAGAGCCTGAGGGGCGACAGATGAGACGTTATATCATCACATCACAGAGACGCTAGACAACATCTTTATCAATGCAGGGATACATGTGAACAGCATGCCATAATATTTGGTCTAAGCTGCAGAGACATTCGACACAGACAAAGTTTACCTTATTTAGGTGATGCTCATTCATCTCCACCTCTGCCAACAAGTCGgtggaaaaagaggagaagtCCTGCAGTCTGGTCTTCATCTCCAGTAAAACGCTGGAAACACAGTGAGACACTTCAGTGAGTCCACGCTCGCATCTCTACAACGTGCCACTGAGatttcattcataaaaaaaCCCTCTGAACTTGATATTACAGATTTCAGAACTGAAATGTGCTTTTGCCAGTTTAAAGTGAACAAAGGATGTCTTGATATTATCTGCATAATTTCGTAACAATTAATCCATTAGTAATTAAACAATTGCACAGATTTCTGTTCTTACTTGTATATTGGGTTTTGAATTTAGAAAATGTCCATGCCCCAATGTACATATACAAATTGAGTAAGTTTAGCTGAACGAACACTGAAGTTAGGAATTTGAATGCTTACTATTCACTAGTTTCCAAGAGAGGACATGTTATGAAAGCTAAATAGcgagatttaaaaataaaccagtGCATTGAAAACAATATGACTACCCGGGTTTTCCATTCTTGAACCTAAACAAGAACCTTTTTAGTTCACTAAAATATAATCAAAGCTTTGTTTAGCAAATATTCAACGTAACATTGAGACATGCTTTGGATAAGTAGCATGTTTTTAATCAGACTTCTTCCCTTTATTTTTCCGATCGGGTCAAAACCTCCTCATTATGAAAAACTGCTCTGACCTGCTCCACTTCTTGGTCGTGGCCAAAAGCTCTTTGTATCTCAGCACGCAGTCCTCTCTGAGAAGAGATTTCACTCTCTTAATGTGGGACGACAGGTGGATTCTGGGATGGAAGAGTGACAAGCGGATTACAGGAGAGCTGAGAATAACACACTGTACAGGCTGCCTACTACGTGGACACAGACTTACTTCTCAAATTTGTGGATTTGCTCGTCGTTATATGCCAACTCTgtgatgaaaagggaaaaacaggcATTTTCAATTTGACCCTTTACAAAAAGAGTAAATACAGTGtagtaacaataaaaaaagatacataCTGCCAGTTTGTCTGTCTTTACGATAATGCTGATGAATCATTGTTATCCTTTGCTTCAGCATCTCCATCTTTTGACAGCTGTGTGGAAGGCAAAACGTCagagttaaaaaaacacagtagacCTCCCTCCGGCTTAGGATCCGCGTAGGCCTAGAGTACCTCTGGTCATTGGCCAGCGTCTCTGCTAGCTTGGCCTGTTCGATCTGCAGATGGTTCAGTCGGCTGTGGAACTCATGGATTCCCGCGCTGTATATAGGCAAGTGCTCACGTACCTGAGGAGATAGAGATGCAAAAAATCACCAACCTGACACTAAACAAATGGTACACAGTCCATCGattaaatgtgtttgaagtCCGGCAATGCTGACAAGAGAAAACTTTGACAATTGGATCATTTGAAAACAGAAAGAGTAATTGCATTTGGATAAAATTGTTATCGGTTTCTCTCCAAAAACTCATTGATGAAGAAATAATGGctttaaaatacaaagaaaagctCCATGCCAAACTTTATTTCCATCAGCCTCATTAGTCAAGCTGGGATACTTGTTCCTCGTGCTACTCACAAGATGCAGCCTTTGCCTGCTTTCAGTTGAACCCTTGTTTTCTGCATCATAACAGGCTctaagaaaaaaagacacagcagACAAGGGAGGAAAAAAGCGGAAGTTGGGGATTGAATTACAACAATATAAAAACATGCGTCACGCGCACAAGCAATGAACAAAACCTCCGAAAGCAACTGCAGCTCCATTTGCCTTACTGCCTTGTCCCACAATTGTGTCATACACATTGTGAGATCCCTCTATCAAACTCAAAAAGTGTGTCGATGAACTCACAGTGTGTGAGTCCTTTGTTCCGTGGTGAGGCAACACTGCAGTCTAATGGTGATCATGGCGATAGTGTGGACTGCTTCCTCACACTCACCACGAAACATCATCCTGAGGAACCATCAGAGTGTAAGAAGGATGTAACCCGGAGCATTAGTACATAACCTCGAGGCTGCGTCTCCGCGCGCAGTAAAACAAATACTGCTTAGGTCAGCATGTCTCACATATAGCTGTAGtatccctgcagcagcagaccgctgtgtgtgtgcagcgacTGCACCAGCCTCAGGTACTGGTGGACCACTCCCACTATAACCTACAGATGACAAGGGGATGACAGCGGACAATAAATGATGGGCAAGATgagtttagattttctttaaaTACGACCAGAACTTTTCATAtggatgtaaaaagaaaatcaacctTGGAGAAGTTGTAGTCTGCTATAACATCGAACCGGGATGGGATGACTGGAGTGTCGGCTacaaaaggagacaaaaacacaacctCAGAAACACATGACTTTTGGAAACAGTGCGTGCAGGTACGTGTCTCGTCATAAATGAGTGTATGCACAAAAATGGGATGAATTCCACTTTTGAACTAGCTTTAATTTAATTATGTTTTGTATATAATTTCCCTTTATCTGGGATTGGCCttcacattattattactaaacAAATATTGCCATTAAACAGCTGGTTCGCAAAGATATTTATGTGCCCTATGAAGAAATGTGATGATGGATCACACTCTCATCCAAACTCTTTCATATCTTCCTCGGAGActaggaaagaaagaagaggaatgCTCTGGACTTCACAGAAACATATCATGGGTGTATTTCTTTGAGCGCCTTACGTTCCCTGAAGGGAAAGCTGCCATTCGTGTCGGGCCCGCTGAGCAGAATGAGGGGCCTGTCGTGTGAAGTGTGCGGGAGGTTGGCCACCTTCATGTTGCCCTCCAGAGGGAGCTTGTGACCAAGGTATAGCAGGTGTTGCAGCTGGACTGCTATACCGGTCTGAGACGCCACCTCCTCTAAGAACATCAAAACCctgaagggagaggagaggattttTGGATGCTGGaaacttatttttaaaatgtcaggtcTGATTCTGCAACCTGAGTACAGGGTTTATTCGCTAGATTGTTATTATACACAAATGTACTGCAAAGCACAGATGTGGTTCTAAAGCTGGGGTTGCATTGATTTGACACATTTACATGGATCTACTTGTCTCATAAAACTCCACCAAAATGGGCCACGGCATGAAGTcacaaaaatcacaaaataaaggGAAAGTTCAACTGGCTTTTGAAGTCTGTTACGCCTATCGCTAGAGATATAATCTTACTaatatggaaaaaaacattttctttctacaGAGCTGCAGTCCAAATGTTACACTGCTTTACTTGTGTCTGTGCGCACTAACGTGTTGTAGTGGTGTATGTAGACGCAGTGCGCCATGGCCTGATGCAGAGAGAAGAGGTGAACTGGCTGCCGCTGCAGCACATCTGTGGTGGCTTTGAAGAACTGGTCGAAACCCCAACAGCGCTCCTGGTCCGCCTCCAGGATGCCCGCTAGTATCGGAACAAGGTGCATCGCCAGACCCCTGCAGACAAAGGGAGAGGGATAGTCAAGTGAAAAATTAGCATCACCTttcgtttattttttatttccttacTCATTAGTGCATGTACTTGAGTTGACATACTGTGAGAGCTGGCAGCTGTGAGGTAGGTGGTAGCTCCACTCGATTTGCCCGCCCTCCACCCGCTGTATTCCAGCTATAGCCCCCATAGGCTTCTCTGTAGTTATTTTGTAcctacacaacaaaaacaaacaagtcagGCTGATAATCATTGATAGTGGCTTGTGCTCCGTCAGATACCAGGGGATAAGAAACAACATGCAGACAATCATCCATCTCTAAAGAGAATATCTAAGCATTTGGGAGGTTAAAAAGGTTGAGTGGTGTTTTTATTAACACTAAAACTATTTACTGCTTTCATGGTGGAATGCTTCCCAAAGTGGGAGTCAAGTCATTGCATTGATGCTTTGACTCACATGGTGGGCTTGTTCTTGCGGGGTCCTCCGAAAGGGGCAAAGGGAAGACTCCCAGTGGCAGCATGGTAAAATGTCACACCGATACTCCACAGGTCTACACTCACTCCGTACGATTTCTGATGAGGCTTACGCAGCACAGCACGTTCATACATGTCCGggtgctgaacacacacacacacac
The Gasterosteus aculeatus chromosome 17, fGasAcu3.hap1.1, whole genome shotgun sequence DNA segment above includes these coding regions:
- the ikbke gene encoding inhibitor of nuclear factor kappa-B kinase subunit epsilon isoform X2; protein product: MTGMTASTANYLWSLQDVLGQGATASVYKARNKRLGELVAVKVFNSVSYNRPHEVQMREFEMLRRLKHSNIVRLYAVEELPSKQNVLVMEYCSGGSLLSLLEESENAFGLPETEFLIVLQCVVQGMNHLRENGVVHRDIKPGNIMRQVGEDGKSVYKLTDFGAARVLEDDEKFMSIYGTEEYLHPDMYERAVLRKPHQKSYGVSVDLWSIGVTFYHAATGSLPFAPFGGPRKNKPTMYKITTEKPMGAIAGIQRVEGGQIEWSYHLPHSCQLSQGLAMHLVPILAGILEADQERCWGFDQFFKATTDVLQRQPVHLFSLHQAMAHCVYIHHYNTVLMFLEEVASQTGIAVQLQHLLYLGHKLPLEGNMKVANLPHTSHDRPLILLSGPDTNGSFPFREPDTPVIPSRFDVIADYNFSKVIVGVVHQYLRLVQSLHTHSGLLLQGYYSYMMMFRGECEEAVHTIAMITIRLQCCLTTEQRTHTLACYDAENKGSTESRQRLHLVREHLPIYSAGIHEFHSRLNHLQIEQAKLAETLANDQSCQKMEMLKQRITMIHQHYRKDRQTGKLAYNDEQIHKFEKIHLSSHIKRVKSLLREDCVLRYKELLATTKKWSSVLLEMKTRLQDFSSFSTDLLAEVEMNEHHLNKALDRILCTLQSKQTGQQPEIKDQMVSRMHHLKEEMEMLVRELQCNNSIIERTA
- the ikbke gene encoding inhibitor of nuclear factor kappa-B kinase subunit epsilon isoform X1; the protein is MTGMTASTANYLWSLQDVLGQGATASVYKARNKRLGELVAVKVFNSVSYNRPHEVQMREFEMLRRLKHSNIVRLYAVEELPSKQNVLVMEYCSGGSLLSLLEESENAFGLPETEFLIVLQCVVQGMNHLRENGVVHRDIKPGNIMRQVGEDGKSVYKLTDFGAARVLEDDEKFMSIYGTEEYLHPDMYERAVLRKPHQKSYGVSVDLWSIGVTFYHAATGSLPFAPFGGPRKNKPTMYKITTEKPMGAIAGIQRVEGGQIEWSYHLPHSCQLSQGLAMHLVPILAGILEADQERCWGFDQFFKATTDVLQRQPVHLFSLHQAMAHCVYIHHYNTVLMFLEEVASQTGIAVQLQHLLYLGHKLPLEGNMKVANLPHTSHDRPLILLSGPDTNGSFPFREPDTPVIPSRFDVIADYNFSKVIVGVVHQYLRLVQSLHTHSGLLLQGYYSYMMMFRGECEEAVHTIAMITIRLQCCLTTEQRTHTLACYDAENKGSTESRQRLHLVREHLPIYSAGIHEFHSRLNHLQIEQAKLAETLANDQSCQKMEMLKQRITMIHQHYRKDRQTGKLAYNDEQIHKFEKIHLSSHIKRVKSLLREDCVLRYKELLATTKKWSSVLLEMKTRLQDFSSFSTDLLAEVEMNEHHLNKALDRILCTLQSKQTGQQPEIKDQMVSRMHHLKEEMEMLVRELQCNNSIIESLGTVSPAEALEPNLARPSTL